The following nucleotide sequence is from Candidatus Hinthialibacter antarcticus.
CCATTCCAATGCGAGCCGGTAATCTCTTTGGCTACCGCGCTGAGCGTGGAAAACACTTTGTTCTGATATTCAAAACCGACATCTAACACTTTGACTTCGATTTCTTGCTTCTTGTACTTCCGTATCAGGATCGTACCCGCCATGGGGATTCGCTTATCCCGTCCTGATTGAATATTTGTTTTACCCCGCCGCCGTGGTCTGTCGGAGGGTTTTATCTTTGACATCTCTTCTGCAAGAATTCCTTTGGCTTCTTGGCTAAAGCCGCCGTAACGCTGCTGCTGCAGGTGGAAAGCGATTCGCCGCCAAAGACCTTCTTTGTTGGAAGAAGGCGCAGCCGCCTCACCAAATGTTTCAAGATACTTGTCTCGAATACCCGAGAGCGGCAATTCCTTCAAGCGTGCGATTTCGAGTGCGATGGGTGTTGTTTCTTCCATGATTATCCTCCAAAATTTTTGAACCTCTATCGCACACATAGGGGCTCGATAGGCGCCTGATATCAAGTCCTGATTGAAAAAAAATTCTCTATTTAAAAAAAAGGTATTGCCTGTTTTTGGATTGAAGATAATCTATATAACAGAGAAGAGTGATTCTTCTTCGCGGCGTGACGCCGCCTTTCCTGGAGTGATTCCAATCCCAACGGACGTGATGTCCTTACATAGTTTCAAAAGAAGCAAATGTGTTTTTTGAGGTGATCTCCTTAAACACTCCAAACTGACCATATGGTCAAAAAATAAGGAGTGAAATCATGCTCAGAATAAAGACATTAAAACTGTCTGACATTAATCCAGCTTCATATAATCCGCGCATTTCACTACAGCCAGGCGATCCAGCTTATGAGAAACTGAAAGCCAGCATGAGTCGCTTCGGATGTGTTGAGCCGCTGGTTTGGAACCAACGAACCGGCAATCTAGTCGGCGGCCACCAACGCCTTTCCGTTTTAAAGAATGAAGGCGTTGAGAAAGTACGCGTCAGCGTCGTCGATTTGTCTTTAGAAGACGAAAAGGCCTTAAACCTCGCCGCGGTGTACCAAAATTCTGCGCCAGATCAATTTTCCAGTATTGTCAACGAATATATCAAAAAATTGGTTTGATTTCAATTGATTTAATTGATGAATGAATTGTTTTATTCGGTAAATGGACGTACTTATACAGTCGTATTTTGCTGAATGTGAAGATGAAAATTTAAGCGGCTTCCCGATAGTAGTGCCGAAGCAATCATCCAAGCCGATATTTGCATTTGATTTATTCTTGAGACAAAATCGTCAATTCAATCAGTGACGTTTATCGAACATCTTTCCCCCCTCCCACTATATATATTCAATTCCAACCAGCCGTATTCCACCCAAATCACCCAATCCAATGAAGGAGACGTGCGCATGAACGACCAACCGGATACAAGTGTGTCGAAATCATTGCAAGAGAGCCTGAAAAAATATTTGAAAGAGTTATGGAATGCTCTGTGGATTATTGTCTGAGGAGTTCTTTGGTATCAGTACTACGAAAATGTGAATCCATACAATCAAGCAGATCAACTGTGAATGGCGCCGAGAAAGTGCGTAGGGCGGCGGTGTGAAAGTGCGGTATATACAACTTAATAGAATTGAGTATTCCGATCAAGACAAAAGAAGCGTGAGCGCCGGAACGAGGCCGTCGGCCGAGTGCAGGCGATCACGCTTTTCGCTTCGTTTTCAGGGTTGTTTCGATCTTGGTTAAGTCGAACGCTTCTTCTGAGTTTTATGCTGCTTTTGGGATTCCATCAGCCGGTAACTCACTCCATTGGCTTCGAGAATATGGACGCGGTGGGTCAGGCGATCCAATAACGCGCCGGTCAATCGCTCGTTGCCCAGTACTTCCGTCCAGTTTTCGAATGGGAGATTGGACGTGACGATCAGGCTGGTTCGTTCATAGGCGCGGCTGACCACGTCGAATAAGAGTTCCGCTCCGCTCTTGGTGCAAGGCACATAACCAAGTTCATCCAGAATCAACAGATCGTATTTCTCCAGTTGCTTATGAAATCGCTCCAGCCCTTTCTCCTCGCGTCGTTCGAGCAGTTGCGTGATCAAACCGGTTACGGTGAAGAAACGGACTTTGCGTCCTTGCTGACAGGCGGTGAAGCCCAAGGCGCAGGCCAGATGCGTTTTCCCCGTGCCGGGATTGCCGACGAAGAGGATGTTTTCTCGCTTGTCGATGTAGTCGCCCCGCAGTAGTTCACGCACCAGTTCTTCGTTGATCGACGGTTGCGCTTTGAATTCGAAAGCGTCGAGGGTTTTAGTGACGGGGAATTTTGCCGCCCGAATGCGGCGCTCCGCTGCACGCTGTTCTCGTTCCAGCGTTTCCCGTTCTGCTAATGCCAGAAGATAGGCCGGATAATCCGCCCGGTCTTTGCGGCATTGCTCCGCCGTGGTTTCGTAATCGCGTAGAAACGCAGGTAGTTTCAATTGCTTGAGGTAATAGTTCAGTAGAAGTTGCGGTTCGCTCACGATGCGCCTCCTTCCAGCAGCGAGGAATACTGGCTGCTATCAGCTGACTGGATTTGAACCGCTTGCAAATGCGGATGACCGTCAAGACAAAAGCGGGGGATGAACGCCGGATCGTCGCTGAACAAATATTGCGCAACCACCTCGCGCGTACTCCCTTGAACCTCCAAAGCGCGTTGAATCGCCCGCGTCAATTCCGACAGCGAGCGCGTTTCCATCAGCCGCAATACGTCAATGTATTCCCTGGTTCCTTTTCCTCGTCCCCATCTCGCCTCCATTCGCCGACGCAAGATATCAAAACAGTCCGGCAACGCCCAATCCACGAATGGAAGTGCGGCGTCCAATGCGCCGGGACGCTTCTCCAGCAATCCGAGATAGTGTTCCGGCTTGAAAGCAACCTGCTCCCGTTCCCAGATTCGCTGGTGCTGCGCAATCAACTTGTCTTCATAATAGACCTGAATTTCGTCGACATACCCTTTGACCGTGACGGGATGGTGCGCATAGCAGTTGGGGACCGAATAATCGTTGGTTCGAAACCGAACCAGTGAATAGCGATTGTGCTTCGCGTTGAATAAATTGATGCCAGACCGAGTCTTTGCGATTATACGGATCAGGGATGCCTTCTAACTTTAATATTCGCTGAATGGTAGAGCGTCCGATTGTGTGGCAGAGTTTTGAAAGTTCCCCTTTGATTCGGGTGTACCCCCAAGCGTTATCTAAAGCCATTCGAATGACCAATTGCCTGATGGTTTCAGATGTACGAGGACGACCGATTCGCTTCGGTTTGTATTCCGGATCGTCATTTTCTCGCTTCCATCGTAGGAAGGTTTTATATGTGACGATGGATATGATATCTTTTAGTGAACTTCCCAGCGGTAAGCCGTATTGAAGCAATATGGTTCGTTCGTGCGTTTTGGTGATGAAGTTGTTTTTGATCCGACTTCGCAATATCTCGTTTTCGGCTTTGAGATATTGGATTTGCGCCATTAACAATTGATCTCGTTTGCGGAAAAAGGTCATAAGAATGAGATAAAACCATTGAATCAAGAGAATGCCTCCTTGAAATTCAAACTGAGTATGGTGAACGACTTAGAAGCAGCCCAAGGTTTTGGAACA
It contains:
- a CDS encoding DUF2924 domain-containing protein; translation: MEETTPIALEIARLKELPLSGIRDKYLETFGEAAAPSSNKEGLWRRIAFHLQQQRYGGFSQEAKGILAEEMSKIKPSDRPRRRGKTNIQSGRDKRIPMAGTILIRKYKKQEIEVKVLDVGFEYQNKVFSTLSAVAKEITGSHWNGMKFFNL
- a CDS encoding ParB N-terminal domain-containing protein codes for the protein MLRIKTLKLSDINPASYNPRISLQPGDPAYEKLKASMSRFGCVEPLVWNQRTGNLVGGHQRLSVLKNEGVEKVRVSVVDLSLEDEKALNLAAVYQNSAPDQFSSIVNEYIKKLV
- the istB gene encoding IS21-like element helper ATPase IstB yields the protein MSEPQLLLNYYLKQLKLPAFLRDYETTAEQCRKDRADYPAYLLALAERETLEREQRAAERRIRAAKFPVTKTLDAFEFKAQPSINEELVRELLRGDYIDKRENILFVGNPGTGKTHLACALGFTACQQGRKVRFFTVTGLITQLLERREEKGLERFHKQLEKYDLLILDELGYVPCTKSGAELLFDVVSRAYERTSLIVTSNLPFENWTEVLGNERLTGALLDRLTHRVHILEANGVSYRLMESQKQHKTQKKRST